The sequence below is a genomic window from Pseudomonas cremoricolorata.
GTATGAGGAGGCCGCCTGGCGACCTCCTCGACCGGGCTATTTGTGGCTCAGGCCGTCGGCGCGGAACATCTGCCGGATGCCGCGAATGGCCTGGCGGATACGGTCCTGGTTCTCGATCAGGGCAAAACGTACATGGTCGTCGCCATAGTCACCGAAGCCGATACCCGGCGACACGCAGACTTTGGCTTCGGCCAGCAATTTCTTGGCGAACTCCAGCGAGCCCAGGTGGGCATACGCCTCGGGAATCTTCGCCCAGACATACATAGAGGCCTTGGGGTTCTCGACCATCCAACCCAGCTCGTGCAGCCCCTTGACCAACAGGTTGCGCCGCTGCCGGTACTGCTCGGCGATATCGCGCACGCACTGCTGATCGCCCTCCAGCGCGGCGATGGCGGCCACTTGCAGCGGTGTGAAGGTGCCGTAGTCGTGGTAGCTCTTGATCCGCGCCAGGGCGCCGACCAGCTCCGGGTTGCCGACCATGAAGCCGATGCGCCAGCCGGCCATGTTGTAGCTCTTGGACAAGGTGAAGAACTCCACGGCGATGTCCTTGGCCCCCGGCACCTGCATGATCGACGGTGCCTTCCAGCCGTCGTAGACGATATCGGCGTAGGCCAGGTCGTGAATCACCAGCACGTTGTACTGCTTGGCCAGCGCCACCACGCGCTCGAAGAAGTCCAGTTCGACGCACTGCGCGGTCGGGTTGGAGGGAAAGCCCAGAATCATCATCTTCGGCTTGGGAATCGACTCGCGGATCGCCCGCTCCAGCTCATTGAAAAAATCCACCCCCGGCACCAGCGGCACCGAGCGCACCTGCGCACCGGCGATCACTGCGCCGTAGATATGAATGGGGTAGCTGGGGTTAGGCACCAGCACGGTGTCACCCTGATCGAGGGTGGCGAGCATCAGGTGCGCCAGGCCTTCCTTGGAACCGATGGTGACGATGGCTTCGCTTTCCGGGTCGATATCGACCTCGTAGCGCTGCTTGTACCAGTTGGAGATGGCCCGGCGCAGACGCGGGATACCGCGGGAGGTGGAGTAGCCATGGGTGTCGTCACGCTGGGCGACCTGCACCAGTTTCTCGACGATGTGCGGCGGCGTGGCGCCGTCAGGGTTGCCCATGCTCAGGTCGATGATGTCCTCGCCACGGCGGCGGGCGGCCATCTTCAGTTCGGCGGTGATGTTGAACACGTAGGGCGGGAGGCGATCGATGCGCGAAAAGCGGCGTGGCGTGACGGAGTCGGCCATGGGGTGTTTCCTCGAAGTACGTAAGCGCCCGGAACCGTCCGAGCGACGCTGGCCACTGCGGCGGCCATGACGAAACATACTGCCGTAAACCGACTCTTGTAAACGAATATTTCCTGTTTAGCGGATGATTTTCAGATGCTTTGCATGAAATATGGCGCATAGGCTTTGCGCCGCCCAATAAAAAACCCCGACGCAAGCGTCGGGGTTTTCAGTGCAGCAACTGCCGGGCTATCAGCGTGCGTAGGTCATCAGCACGTCGGCGGCGGTCTGGCTGTCCACCGACATCATCAGGCTCAGGGCCGTGACGGTGAGGATGGAGAAACCAAAGACCTTGCGCGCCCACTTGCTGTCGTCCTCGGCCTTGTAGCCGCCCCAGGCCATGTACAACCAGTACAGGCCCATGGCCGCGGCGACCACCAGGTAACCCAGGCCGGCGTAACCGCCCAGGGTCAGCATCAAGGTGGCCAGCACGAACGCCAGCACGTACAGCACGATCTGCTTCTTCGCTGCCAGAACACCGCGCGCCACCGGCAGAACCGGGATGTTGGCCGCGCTGTAGTCCTTGAAGCGGAAGATGGCGATGGCGAAGCTGTGCGGCATCTGCCACAGGCTGAACATCACCAGCAGCGTGAAGGCTGCCAGGTCGAAGCTGTTGCTCACGGCGCAGTAGCCGATCACCGGAGGCATGGCACCGGACAGGCTGCCGACCAAGGTGCCGTGCACCGACTTACGCTTGAGCCAGAGGCTGTAGAAGCCCACATACACCACGAAACCGATCAGTGCGCAGTACGCCGCCAGCGGGTTGGCCTGGACGTACAGCAGGCTGAAGCCGGCCACCCCGAGCAGGGTGGCGTAGAGCAGCGCCACGGGCAGGGACATGGCGCCCTGAACCATGGCGCGATTCTTCGTGCGCTCCATTTTCTGATCGATGTCACGGTCGATGCAGTTGTTGAATGCACAGCCGGAAGCGACCACCAGGGACGTGCCGACGATCACCGCCAGCAGCAGTGCGAAGTCCACGTGGCCCTTGGCAGCCAGGAAGAAACCACCTGCCACGGAAATCACGTTGCCGAAGATGATGCCCGGCTTGGTGATCTGGATGAAGTGCTTCACGGACATGCAGACTTACCTCACTTGGCCATCATTTCGATGTGGATGCTGAACATGATCCACAGCGACAGGCCGACCAACAGTGCAATCACCATGACGGTGAAGAGGAACGTCGAAACGTTGTTGCGTTGCTGCTTGGAGCGGTCCATGTGCAGGAAGTACACCAGGTGTACCACTACCTGGATCACTGCCATGGCGACGATCACCAGAACCGTGAGGTTCTTCGGCAGCATGGGCGACATGGCCAGGGCGAACGGGATCGCGGTCAGGATGATCGACAGTACGAAGCCGATCATGTACGACTTCACGCTACCGTGGCTGTCGTCGTGATGCGTGTCGTGTGCATTGGCCATTACAGAACCCCCAGCAGATAAACGACGGTGAATACGCAGATCCAGACCACGTCGAGGAAGTGCCAGAACAGGCTCAGGCAGCTCATGCGGGTCTTGGCGGTCGGCGTGATGCCGTGCTTGTTGATCTGGAACATCATGATCGCCATCCAGATCAGGCCGGCGGTCACGTGCAGGCCGTGGGTACCGACCAGCGCGAAGAACGCCGACAGGAAGCCACTGCGCTGCGGGCCGTAACCCTCGCCGATCAGGTGATGGAATTCATAGATTTCCATCGCGATGAAGCCCGCACCGAACAGGAAGGTCACTGCCAACCAGCCCAGTACGCCTGCCTTGTTACCGGCGAACATCTTCAGCATGGCGAAGCCGAAGGTGATCGAGGACAGCAGCAGGAACGCGGTTTCTACCAGCACGAAGTCGAGCTGGAAGATGTCATGACCCGACGGGCCGCCGGCAAAACTGCCGGACAGCACCGCGTAGGTGGCGAAGAGCGACGCAAACAGGATGCAGTCGGTCATCAGGTACAGCCAGAAACCGAGTACGGTCATCTGGCCCGAGTCGTGGTGGTGATCGTCGTGCCCATGGTCGTGGCCATGAGCGTCACCGTGGATTACTTGACTGGACATTGATTACACCCGTTCAAACGTTTCGACACGTGCGCCATTGGTAGGCACACCGGCGAGCTGCAGAGCCCGATGGCGTTCACCTTCGATACGCGCCACTTCTTCAGCCGGAACCATGTAGCCCTGATCGTCACGCGCAGCGTGGCGAACGAAGACGGCGATGGTCGCAACCAGGCTCAGACCTACCAGCCACCAGATGTGCCAGATGAAGGCGAAGCCGAAGACGGTCAGCAGCAGGCCCATGAACAAACCGGTGGAGGTATTGCTCGGCATGTGGATCGCTTCGTACTTGGCCGGAACCTTGTAGGCGACACCGGCTTCCTTGGCTTCGTGCCAAGCGTCCAGACCCACTTTCTCAGGCATGTGAGCGAAGTTGTAGAACGGTGGTGGCGACGAAGTGGACCATTCCAGGGTACGGCCGCCCCATGGGTCGCCAGTGACGTCCATGTTCTGCTTGCGATCGCGGACCGAGACGAAGATCTGGATCAGCTGGCAGGCGATACCGAACAGGATCAGCACGGCGCCGACGACGGCTACGTACAGGTAGGGTTCCCACAGCGGGTTGTCGGAGTGGTTCAGACGACGGGTCATGCCCATGAAGCCCAGCGCGTACAGCGGCATGAAGGCCACGTAGAAGCCGGAGATCCAGAACCAGAACGCAGCCTTGCCCCACTTCTCGTTCAGGGTGAAGCCGAAGGCTTTCGGGAACCAGAAGGAGAAGCCAGCGATGTAGCCGAAGACGGCACCGCCGATGATCACGTTGTGGAAGTGAGCGATCACGAACAGGCTGTTGTGCAGAACGAAGTCAGCACCCGGTACAGCCAGCAGAACGCCGGTCATACCACCGATCGAGAAGGTGACCATGAAGCCCAGGGTCCACATGATCGGCGCGGTGAAGCGCAGACGGCCCTGGTAGATGGTGAACAGCCAGTTGAACAGCTTCACACCGGTCGGGATGGAGATCAGCATCGTCGCCAGGCCGAAGAAGGTGTTGACGCTGGCGCCGGCACCCATGGTGAAGAAGTGGTGCAGCCAGACCGCAAAGCCCAGTACGGCGATCGCGCCCGAGGCGTAGATCATCGCGTGATGGCCGAACAGACGCTTGCCCGCGAAGGTCGAGGTGACTTCCGAGAACACACCGAAGGCCGGCAGGATGAGGATGTACACCTCAGGGTGACCCCACGCCCAGAACAGGTTGACGTACATCATCGGGTTCCCACCAAGCTCGTTGGTGAAGATGTGGAAGTCCAGATAACGGTCAACGGTCAGCAGTGCGAGTGCGGCAGTCAGGATCGGGAACGAAGCGACGATCAGCACGTTGGCCCAGGTGCAGGTCCAGGTGAAGATCGGCATGTCCATCAGTTTCATGCCAGGGGCGCGCATCTTCATCACGGTGACGAGGAAGTTCACGCCGGTCAGTGTCGTACCCAGACCTGATAGCTGTAGCGCCCAGATGTAGTAGTCGACACCCACCCCAGGACTGTACTGAATACCCGCAAGCGGCGGATAGGCAACCCAGCCGGTCTTGGCGAATTCACCGACGCCCAGCGAGATGTTGACCAGCAGCACGCCTGCCAGCAGCAGGTAGAAGCTCAGGGAGTTGAGGAACGGGAAGGCCACGTCACGGGCACCGATCTGCAGCGGAACCGCAAGGTTCATCAGACCGGTGAAGAACGGCATCGCCATGAAGATGATCATGATCACACCGTGGGCGGTGAAGATCTGGTCATAGTGTTCAGGCGGCAGATAGCCTTCGGAGCCGCCGGTGGCGACCGCCAGCTGCGTACGCATCATGATGGCGTCAGCGAAGCCACGCAGCAGCATGATCATCGCGACGATGATGTACATCACGCCGATTTTCTTGTGGTCGACCGTGGTCAGCCACTCGGACCACAAGTAGGTCCACTTGCGGAAATACGTAATCAGACCGACGACAGCGATACCACCGAGCGCGATCATGGCAAGCGTCACCATGACTATCGGCTCGTGATAGGGTATCGCCTCCAGACTTAATTTACCGAACATCTCTTACTCCTCTGCCCCGGCAGCTGATTGCTTACTCGACTCAACACCCTGGGTTGTGGCCAGATCCTTGCTGCCTTCCTGTTCGTGGCTCGGACGACCGCGATTCATACCAGCGTACTTGTCGACGATGATCTGGAACTGGTCGGGCGAGGCCTCGCTGTACAGCGCAACTGGGTTGTTTTCGCTAGGTTTGGCCAAGGCCTCGTAGGCTGCCTTGTCCAGTTTCAACGGCGACCGCTTCACTTCAGCGACCCAGGCATCGAACTCAGCCTGGGAAGTAGCGGTAGCCTTGAACTTCATACCGGTGAAACCGGCGCCGCTGTAGTTGGCGCTGATACCGTCGAATACACCTTCTTCGTTGGCGATCAGGTGAATCTTGGTGGTCATGCCGGCCATGGCGTAAATCTGGCCGCCCAGACCCGGAATGAAGAACGAGTTCATCACGGCATCGGAGGTCACGCGGAAATTGACCGGAGTGTTGGCCGGGAAGTTGATCTTGTTCACCGTGGCAATGCCTTGCTCGGGATAGATGAACAGCCATTTCCAGTCCAGGGCGATCACGTCGATCTGTACCGGCTTGACATCGGAGTCTAGCGGACGATAGGGATCGAGGCGGTGCGTGGAGAGGTAGGTGACGTAGCCCAGGGCGATGATGATCAGGATCGGGATGATCCACACCGCGGCTTCGATCTTGGTCGAGTGCGACCAGTCAGGGGTGTAGGTGGCGGCTTTGTTGGAAGCACGGTACTTCCAGGCAAAGGCCAGGGTCATGATGATGACCGGCACCACCACCAGCAGCATCAGGCCGGTTGCGATCAGGATCAGGTTCTTTTGCTCAATGCCGACCTGGCCCTTCGGGTCGAGCAGGGTCCAGTTGCACCCACTGAGTAAAAGCATGCCTAAAACGGGCAATATGCCGAACAGTCTGGGGTAACGCTTTTTACTCATCTCACGACCTCTAGATCAGCTTGCTTCAATGCAATTGTGTTTTGGTAGCCAACACTTCGTCCTGCCAAGCGTTAGCATTTTTCGCTCGAATTCGCTCCTGCCTGTGATCCGACTGCAGGATCTGGCTTGGAGCGTGCTCAACGGTGCTTAGGTATCTTAGGCAAACGGCCTGTGCTTCAGACCAAGTCCATTTGGTGCGAGAAAACGCGGAGGGGTGTCCGCCCGGGATCGCCGTAGGGCGATACTCGACGAAGTCAGCAAAAAGGAGGCTGAAGCTTCCTTCTATCCTGCGACTCGCAAGCAGTTGCCGAACGGAAATTGGGGGCGATTGTAGTTAGCTGGGCTGCTGGTGACTATGACTTATTGAGCAACAGTCTTTTACATCTGCGGTAACAATGAACCGCACAATGTCAGCTTTGCGACAGTTTGTCGCACCCCTGCCCATCCCGTTGCAAGCCGCGTGGCATAAGGCTTTGCAGGTCTGGCGCAGGGCCTGTGGAGGAAAGACCGGGTCCAGCGTCAGGGGATTCCACGGCCCTCAGGGTGCGGCATTTTGTCTACCTGCGGCGGCGATTTCGCAGGATGCCTAGCGGTACCAGGATCGCGGTCAGCACGAAGGCGACCAGCGCCCACTGCGCGAGGGACAAACCGAGGATCGGCGGGTACGGCGTACTGCAGAAACCATCGACCTGGAACGCCAGCGGCCAGACCTTGGCCAGCGGCAGGTCATCGACGATGGGTTGCAGGGTATCGATGCCGCAGCTGACCATCGGGTTGGCGAGTATATAGACATGGTTGCCCGCCGCAATGATGCCGCCAATGGCGCTGGCCACCACCAGCCCTTCGCAGACCGTCAGGCTGCGCCGCCCCGGCATCGCCGCGCCGATGAAGGCGAACACGGCGATCAGCAACAGCGCATAGCGTTGCAGGATGCACAGCGGGCATGGCGCCTCGCCCAGCACCACCTGCATGTAAAGCGCACCGCCGATCAGCGACAGGCAGATCACTCCAAGCAGCACAAGAAAGCGCCGTTCCCGGTTGAGGGTGGAGAGGTGTTGGGTCATTGCCGGTTCCTTCGATCAAGAGAATGCACTGCACGAGGCGTTAGGACCAGCCCCCGGAAAATCGGTTCAACCACCCCCACAGCGGGCGGGCGCCGCAACCTTGTGCCCCGGTCGGTGGGTCAGCCGGAGTGAAGAATACAGCGATTAATGCAGGATTAAACCTGGCCCCCGGTCAATCTCGCGGCAGCATCCACCTCTGCAGGACGGTCGACGCCGCCGCTTCATTAATACGTCTGCATCGGCAAACTCAGCCCGCAATAAGCCGCCTCTATCGCCCGATCTACCCTGTCTAACGCTATATATAGTTGTATATATCGATGTCATTTAGACATCTGCGCCGCTACTATCTGCGACGCCACGCTGGCATCGAAGCACCTAATAGCACCCACTCAGCCTGCCTGATCAGGCTGATGAAGTTCCCTAGGCGCGCGCACAGGTCGCTATATCCAAAAATTTATAATAAGGCCGCCGAACACGGTGGCATGCACGACAGGAGTTGTCATGAACGTTGCACCTTCTCGGGCATTGACCCTGGCCATCGTCGCCAGCGCCGCGCCCTTCGCCCTCGCCGATAGCCCCGCTTTCACCCTCGGCGAAATCCGTATTTCGGCGCCGGAAGACGAAAAGCTCGCCACCGGTAGCACCACCCTCGAGCTCAAGGACATTCGCCAGTTCGACCGCGAAACAGTCGGCCAGGCACTGGCCCTGGCTCCGGGGGTCAATCTTGGCTACATCGGTGGTCGCGCCGAGCAAGTGGTTTCAGTGCGCGGCTTCGATCGCCTGCAAGTGCCGGTGTTCATCGACGGTATTCCCACCTACGTGCCGTACGACGGCAACATCGACCTGGGTCGCTTCACCACCTATGACCTGTCGCGCATCGAGGTGTCGAAGGGTTTCTCGTCGCTGCTGTACGGCCCCAACGCCCTGGGCGGTGCTATCAACCTGATTACCCGCCGCCCCAGCGAAGCCTTCGAAGGTGAAGTCGGCGGCGGCCTGGAGATGACCGACCACGGCAACCCCAACGCCTGGCGCAGCTACGCCAACCTGGGCAGCAACCAGGGCAACTGGTGGATGCAGGGTGGCGTGTCGTACGTGGACTACGACTACACCATGCTCTCGGACGATTTCCGCCCCAATAACCTGCAGCAGGGCGATGGCCGCCGCGAGAACAGTCAGCGCCGCGATGGCAAGTTCAGCTTCAAGCTCGGCTTCACCCCGGTCGAAGGCGATGAGTACGTGCTCGGCTACGTGCAACAGCAAGGCCGCAAAGGCCAGCCGCCCTACGCTGGCGAGCTGCCTACCACCGGCCAGCGCAAGCGCTGGTGGCAATGGCCGCAGTGGGACAAGACCAGCCTGTACCTGAGCACCAACACCCGCTTTGGCGAGCATGGCCTGAAGACCCGGGTCTTCCATGACACCTTCAAGAACTCGCTGGAAAGCTACCAGTACGACCTGGGCCAGGTTGGCGCACTGCAGAACGGTTTCCCCAGCAAGTACGACGACGAGTCCAGCGGCTTCTCGGTCGAGGGTGATCTGGCCGTGACCGAGGCCAACCGGTTAGGCATCGCCTACCACTTCAAGGAAGACATTCACCGCTCACGGGATGGCGGCGACCCGCAGACCCACTTCCGCGACCAGACGCAATCGCTGGCGTTCGAAGACACCCTGCGCCTGAACGAGGTGTTCAGCCTGGTCGGCGGCGTGTCGTACAACTACCGCAAGAGTCTCGACGCCGAGAACTACGGCACCAACGCCAGCTCGCCGCGGATCAAGACGCTGTACGACGAACCCACCGGCAGCGACGACGCGGTCAATGGCCAGCTCGGCTTGTTCATGAACACCCAGCCGCTGTTCGACCACGACGGCCAGGTACGCCTGACCGTGGCGCGCAAGACCCGCTTCGCCACCATCAAGGACCGCTACTCGACGCGCTTCGGCACGGTGATTCCAAGCCCCGACCTGAAATCCGAACGCGCCA
It includes:
- the cyoB gene encoding cytochrome o ubiquinol oxidase subunit I: MFGKLSLEAIPYHEPIVMVTLAMIALGGIAVVGLITYFRKWTYLWSEWLTTVDHKKIGVMYIIVAMIMLLRGFADAIMMRTQLAVATGGSEGYLPPEHYDQIFTAHGVIMIIFMAMPFFTGLMNLAVPLQIGARDVAFPFLNSLSFYLLLAGVLLVNISLGVGEFAKTGWVAYPPLAGIQYSPGVGVDYYIWALQLSGLGTTLTGVNFLVTVMKMRAPGMKLMDMPIFTWTCTWANVLIVASFPILTAALALLTVDRYLDFHIFTNELGGNPMMYVNLFWAWGHPEVYILILPAFGVFSEVTSTFAGKRLFGHHAMIYASGAIAVLGFAVWLHHFFTMGAGASVNTFFGLATMLISIPTGVKLFNWLFTIYQGRLRFTAPIMWTLGFMVTFSIGGMTGVLLAVPGADFVLHNSLFVIAHFHNVIIGGAVFGYIAGFSFWFPKAFGFTLNEKWGKAAFWFWISGFYVAFMPLYALGFMGMTRRLNHSDNPLWEPYLYVAVVGAVLILFGIACQLIQIFVSVRDRKQNMDVTGDPWGGRTLEWSTSSPPPFYNFAHMPEKVGLDAWHEAKEAGVAYKVPAKYEAIHMPSNTSTGLFMGLLLTVFGFAFIWHIWWLVGLSLVATIAVFVRHAARDDQGYMVPAEEVARIEGERHRALQLAGVPTNGARVETFERV
- the cyoE gene encoding heme o synthase — its product is MSVKHFIQITKPGIIFGNVISVAGGFFLAAKGHVDFALLLAVIVGTSLVVASGCAFNNCIDRDIDQKMERTKNRAMVQGAMSLPVALLYATLLGVAGFSLLYVQANPLAAYCALIGFVVYVGFYSLWLKRKSVHGTLVGSLSGAMPPVIGYCAVSNSFDLAAFTLLVMFSLWQMPHSFAIAIFRFKDYSAANIPVLPVARGVLAAKKQIVLYVLAFVLATLMLTLGGYAGLGYLVVAAAMGLYWLYMAWGGYKAEDDSKWARKVFGFSILTVTALSLMMSVDSQTAADVLMTYAR
- a CDS encoding disulfide bond formation protein B — its product is MTQHLSTLNRERRFLVLLGVICLSLIGGALYMQVVLGEAPCPLCILQRYALLLIAVFAFIGAAMPGRRSLTVCEGLVVASAIGGIIAAGNHVYILANPMVSCGIDTLQPIVDDLPLAKVWPLAFQVDGFCSTPYPPILGLSLAQWALVAFVLTAILVPLGILRNRRRR
- a CDS encoding TonB-dependent receptor plug domain-containing protein, with the translated sequence MNVAPSRALTLAIVASAAPFALADSPAFTLGEIRISAPEDEKLATGSTTLELKDIRQFDRETVGQALALAPGVNLGYIGGRAEQVVSVRGFDRLQVPVFIDGIPTYVPYDGNIDLGRFTTYDLSRIEVSKGFSSLLYGPNALGGAINLITRRPSEAFEGEVGGGLEMTDHGNPNAWRSYANLGSNQGNWWMQGGVSYVDYDYTMLSDDFRPNNLQQGDGRRENSQRRDGKFSFKLGFTPVEGDEYVLGYVQQQGRKGQPPYAGELPTTGQRKRWWQWPQWDKTSLYLSTNTRFGEHGLKTRVFHDTFKNSLESYQYDLGQVGALQNGFPSKYDDESSGFSVEGDLAVTEANRLGIAYHFKEDIHRSRDGGDPQTHFRDQTQSLAFEDTLRLNEVFSLVGGVSYNYRKSLDAENYGTNASSPRIKTLYDEPTGSDDAVNGQLGLFMNTQPLFDHDGQVRLTVARKTRFATIKDRYSTRFGTVIPSPDLKSERATHYELGYSGALTPQWRLDAALFVSNIDDSIQQVTVPAQDNCAAPCGQYQNIAKARNRGYELGLNGEVGDWELGASYTYLDRENRSNPELHPIDTPRHNLFASAVWNLDAWQHTFSVDAASRRYNTSDGLQTSSGYAVYNAKSGYRFSNDVKVEAGVRNLFDRLYSYSEGYPEPGRTLFVQFNAPF
- the cyoA gene encoding ubiquinol oxidase subunit II; the encoded protein is MSKKRYPRLFGILPVLGMLLLSGCNWTLLDPKGQVGIEQKNLILIATGLMLLVVVPVIIMTLAFAWKYRASNKAATYTPDWSHSTKIEAAVWIIPILIIIALGYVTYLSTHRLDPYRPLDSDVKPVQIDVIALDWKWLFIYPEQGIATVNKINFPANTPVNFRVTSDAVMNSFFIPGLGGQIYAMAGMTTKIHLIANEEGVFDGISANYSGAGFTGMKFKATATSQAEFDAWVAEVKRSPLKLDKAAYEALAKPSENNPVALYSEASPDQFQIIVDKYAGMNRGRPSHEQEGSKDLATTQGVESSKQSAAGAEE
- the cyoC gene encoding cytochrome o ubiquinol oxidase subunit III, which codes for MSSQVIHGDAHGHDHGHDDHHHDSGQMTVLGFWLYLMTDCILFASLFATYAVLSGSFAGGPSGHDIFQLDFVLVETAFLLLSSITFGFAMLKMFAGNKAGVLGWLAVTFLFGAGFIAMEIYEFHHLIGEGYGPQRSGFLSAFFALVGTHGLHVTAGLIWMAIMMFQINKHGITPTAKTRMSCLSLFWHFLDVVWICVFTVVYLLGVL
- the alaC gene encoding alanine transaminase; the encoded protein is MADSVTPRRFSRIDRLPPYVFNITAELKMAARRRGEDIIDLSMGNPDGATPPHIVEKLVQVAQRDDTHGYSTSRGIPRLRRAISNWYKQRYEVDIDPESEAIVTIGSKEGLAHLMLATLDQGDTVLVPNPSYPIHIYGAVIAGAQVRSVPLVPGVDFFNELERAIRESIPKPKMMILGFPSNPTAQCVELDFFERVVALAKQYNVLVIHDLAYADIVYDGWKAPSIMQVPGAKDIAVEFFTLSKSYNMAGWRIGFMVGNPELVGALARIKSYHDYGTFTPLQVAAIAALEGDQQCVRDIAEQYRQRRNLLVKGLHELGWMVENPKASMYVWAKIPEAYAHLGSLEFAKKLLAEAKVCVSPGIGFGDYGDDHVRFALIENQDRIRQAIRGIRQMFRADGLSHK
- the cyoD gene encoding cytochrome o ubiquinol oxidase subunit IV, which encodes MANAHDTHHDDSHGSVKSYMIGFVLSIILTAIPFALAMSPMLPKNLTVLVIVAMAVIQVVVHLVYFLHMDRSKQQRNNVSTFLFTVMVIALLVGLSLWIMFSIHIEMMAK